The Streptococcus pantholopis genome has a segment encoding these proteins:
- a CDS encoding ABC1 kinase family protein: MANKRLREIVRAFSAVGLTGLKERRKSFDEQTVPQKLRLAFEELGPSFVKIGQILSTRSDLLPESYIKELSKLQDSVLPLPANQALQAIEAELGQPVSHVFRTVAQEPLASASVAQTHRAVFLSGQEAVIKIQRPHLAEIISEDIAILLRLSKRIPKHFLPSVDLREVLLQLKESLADEIDFRQEAQAMLDFAEKNQAVKCLAVPQVFTDFTTRHMIVEEYIPGIPINHYAELIKEGYDLEDIGRKLMLSFIKQVFKDGYFHGDPHPGNLLIHNNKIYFIDFGIMGRLQDDMRASLNDVLYGFTTQDVDGMAKAVLTVTQADSSLIDKAAFAQDIEQMLAKYANLDLGNLFIADLLSDLLNVSQRNHLKAPPQITVLGKAVLQIEGIFRELAPDVNLMTLAKHYFIENMGDELLTQFLNRESLLIELFYLLKKGKSVPRKINELSEKLLNGQLLINHDIHDYNKRIRTLQGLANRFIVAFIFGMLLLSASVLSFNPLFPFLTKLLFILAGLTFIYLIFLVVNSRYR; encoded by the coding sequence ATGGCGAATAAGCGTTTGCGGGAAATTGTCAGGGCGTTTTCTGCTGTTGGCCTGACAGGTTTAAAAGAAAGGCGCAAAAGTTTTGATGAACAGACAGTGCCGCAAAAATTACGGCTGGCTTTTGAAGAATTAGGACCAAGTTTTGTTAAAATCGGGCAAATTTTGTCGACGCGCAGCGATTTACTGCCTGAGTCCTACATTAAAGAGCTCAGCAAGCTGCAAGATTCTGTTTTGCCGCTGCCTGCCAATCAGGCACTGCAGGCTATTGAAGCAGAATTAGGGCAGCCTGTCAGCCATGTCTTTCGTACAGTCGCTCAGGAACCGCTGGCCAGTGCTTCAGTCGCTCAGACACATCGGGCTGTTTTTCTGTCAGGGCAGGAGGCTGTTATTAAGATTCAGCGTCCCCATCTGGCAGAGATTATTAGTGAAGATATTGCTATTTTGCTGCGTCTGTCCAAAAGAATCCCCAAGCACTTTTTGCCTTCAGTTGATTTGAGGGAGGTTTTGCTGCAGCTGAAAGAAAGCTTGGCTGATGAAATTGATTTTCGCCAAGAAGCACAGGCCATGCTGGATTTTGCTGAGAAAAATCAGGCTGTTAAATGTCTGGCTGTTCCGCAGGTCTTTACTGATTTCACTACTCGGCATATGATTGTCGAGGAGTATATTCCTGGGATTCCGATTAATCACTATGCTGAATTGATTAAGGAAGGCTATGACTTAGAGGATATCGGCAGAAAGCTGATGCTGAGCTTTATTAAACAGGTTTTTAAAGATGGCTATTTTCACGGCGATCCGCATCCAGGGAATCTTCTTATCCATAATAATAAAATTTATTTTATTGACTTTGGTATCATGGGGCGTCTTCAGGATGATATGCGGGCATCTCTTAATGACGTTCTTTACGGTTTTACAACACAGGACGTTGATGGCATGGCTAAGGCTGTTTTAACTGTCACACAAGCTGACAGCAGCTTGATTGATAAAGCAGCTTTTGCACAGGACATCGAGCAAATGCTGGCCAAATACGCTAATTTGGATTTGGGAAATCTATTTATTGCAGATTTGCTGTCGGACTTGCTCAATGTTTCACAGCGCAATCACCTTAAAGCTCCGCCTCAGATTACGGTTTTGGGCAAGGCTGTCCTCCAGATTGAAGGGATTTTTCGAGAATTAGCTCCTGATGTGAATCTGATGACTTTGGCCAAACATTATTTTATTGAGAATATGGGTGATGAGCTACTGACTCAGTTTCTTAACCGGGAAAGTCTGCTTATAGAGCTGTTTTATCTTTTGAAAAAAGGGAAATCTGTCCCCAGAAAAATCAATGAACTTTCCGAAAAGCTTCTTAACGGTCAGCTGCTTATAAATCATGATATCCATGATTATAACAAGAGGATAAGAACTCTGCAGGGGCTTGCTAATCGCTTTATTGTAGCCTTTATCTTTGGGATGCTGCTATTGTCCGCCAGTGTCTTGTCTTTTAATCCCCTGTTTCCTTTTTTGACAAAACTGCTTTTCATTTTAGCTGGTCTCACTTTCATTTATCTCATTTTTTTAGTGGTAAACAGCCGGTACAGGTAG